The following are encoded together in the Drosophila takahashii strain IR98-3 E-12201 chromosome X, DtakHiC1v2, whole genome shotgun sequence genome:
- the LOC108066882 gene encoding monocarboxylate transporter 9, producing the protein MTDNGNHYNNNNSSSNNNNNNEASRLRLPEEAEQQQAAEQLLPKNGSSGGGGGHQAKIAPPSYSQIQNQNQTHSNAESQPAVPAKGSSHPVKKRRDKSDLGEDFVAPDGGWGWLVSVASGVNILVTFALAQQFGILFRDRMAALGISSSELTTIINTQIAVSAFTGLLNGPLFRRYTYRVVALFGSVLTFLGLFWMVFADTFTIYILSFSILYGFGRGLTVSASSLAVNTYFKTKRRTATAFQFGVAGLGPIVCPYFATYMLTSYGVQGTTLLFAGASLHTIACSLIYQPVKWHVVKRDPDAEALQQVQPSLAEREDQDEDIIKNVVEPETPVLPRANDGWFGSRASLNSVGTRNRLNTWEKSDGNGHVELKRLSSRDSANPGRQLRSISVSHSIKEEEALGYHSDNDEKGHHVHHVAAELSEKEKQELEDEEERQRRKKLPFYMKVVIFFDMDLLRDITYVNLAVGITLINFVEVNFAILTPFILSDLGFNKEQIALAMSTLGFFDLVVRFLIPLITAKINLSNRTFFVVGILGMCVGRMFLSMTRNFYVMMAIFLWLGLNKAFRTVFWSLIIPGYVPLKRLPAAAGLQLLMSGTFSMIFGPLIGLIRDHTSYAVTLNLLNALCVMAFAGWYLEDFIRARSRKSQPVKTIDN; encoded by the exons ATGACCGACAATGGAAACCattataataacaacaacagcagcagcaacaataacaacaacaatgaggcATCCAGACTGAGATTACCCGAGGAAgctgagcagcagcaggcagcaGAGCAGCTGCTCCCGAAGAATGGATCATCAGGGGGCGGCGGTGGTCATCAGGCCAAGATAGCGCCTCCTTCATATTCCCAAATccaaaaccaaaatcaaaCCCATTCCAATGCCGAATCCCAGCCAGCAGTGCCAGCGAAAGGATCATCGCATCCGGTGAAAAAGAGGCGAGACAAGAGCGATCTGGGCGAAGATTTTGTGGCGCCCGACGGTGGATGGGGATGGCTGGTGTCCGTCGCCAGTGGCGTTAATATT CTGGTGACGTTCGCATTGGCCCAGCAATTCGGCATCCTGTTCCGCGATCGTATGGCGGCTCTAGGAATCTCCAGCTCCGAACTGACCACCATCATCAACACACAGATCGCAGTGTCTGCATTTACGG GTCTGCTCAACGGCCCGCTCTTCCGCCGCTACACCTATCGAGTGGTGGCCCTTTTCGGATCCGTCCTTACCTTCTTGGGCCTCTTCTGGATGGTCTTCGCCGACACCTTCACCATCTACATACTGAGCTTCTCGATCCTGTACGGTTTCGGCCGCGGCCTCACGGTATCCGCCTCCTCGCTGGCGGTCAATACGTACTTCAAGACGAAGCGACGCACGGCGACGGCCTTTCAGTTTGGCGTCGCAGGACTGGGACCGATTGTGTGTCCCTACTTTGCCACCTACATGCTGACCTCGTACGGTGTCCAGGGCACCACACTGCTCTTCGCCGGCGCCTCGCTGCACACGATCGCCTGTTCGCTGATCTACCAGCCGGTCAAGTGGCATGTGGTTAAGCGGGATCCCGATGCGGAGGCACTGCAGCAGGTTCAACCGTCTCTCGCGGAGCGCGAGGATCAGGACGAGGATATCATCAAGAATGTGGTGGAGCCGGAAACCCCTGTGCTCCCGCGAGCCAATGATGGTTGGTTCGGCTCGAGGGCCTCGCTGAACAGCGTGGGCACTCGCAATCGTCTGAATACGTGGGAGAAATCCGATGGCAATGGTCATGTGGAGCTCAAGCGTCTGAGCAGCCGGGATTCGGCGAATCCGGGGCGACAGCTGCGCAGCATTTCGGTGAGTCACAGcatcaaggaggaggaggccttGGGCTATCATTCGGATAATGATGAAAAAGGCCATCACGTCCATCATGTCGCCGCCGAGCTGAGCGAGAAGGAGAAACAGGAgctggaggacgaggaggagcgcCAGCGACGCAAGAAGCTGCCATTCTACATGAAAGTGGTGATCTTCTTCGACATGGACCTGCTGCGGGACATCACATATGTCAATCTCGCGGTGGGTATAACGCTGATCAACTTTGTGGAGGTGAACTTTGCCATCCTGACACCCTTCATCCTGTCCGATCTGGGCTTTAATAAGGAGCAGATTGCTTTGGCCATGTCCACGCTAGGATTCTTCGATCTGGTCGTGCGATTCCTCATACCGCTGATCACGGCGAAGATAAATCTAAGCAATCGCACCTTCTTCGTGGTGGGCATTTTGGGTATGTGCGTGGGCCGCATGTTCCTCTCGATGACCCGCAACTTTTACGTCATGATGGCCATCTTCCTCTGGCTGGGCTTGAACAAGGCCTTCCGCACGGTCTTCTGGTCTCTGATCATTCCCGGCTATGTGCCGCTTAAGCGCTTGCCAGCGGCTGCTGGTCTACAGCTGCTCATGTCCGGCACCTTTTCGATGATTTTCGGTCCGCTGATTG GTCTTATCCGGGATCACACCAGCTATGCCGTGACCCTCAACCTGTTGAATGCCCTTTGCGTGATGGCCTTCGCCGGCTGGTATCTGGAGGACTTCATCCGCGCCCGCAGCCGAAAATCGCAACCAGTGAAGACAATCGACAACTGA